Proteins encoded within one genomic window of Mesorhizobium sp. AR10:
- a CDS encoding TetR/AcrR family transcriptional regulator, which yields MTEAQPETAKKKRGAKKAPPRFSREQPDVRRAMLIEAATRCLSVGGIGAFTVDRICKEAGVSRGLINHHFEGRDGLLVEVYKSSLYASVNNQIAEAKRRRAETSDWSPQAALAALVHSNFSPDYFSRDNLLIWLSLWGEIAVNPRLKAAHRELYDVYRAELAEDIAAVATPRGRDVDAPALARNFIALVDGLWLEWCLDESVVTPQAAEAAGFEMLEAQVGPLRDE from the coding sequence ATGACGGAAGCCCAACCAGAAACTGCCAAAAAGAAGCGCGGCGCGAAGAAGGCCCCACCGCGCTTCAGCCGCGAGCAGCCGGACGTTCGTCGCGCCATGCTGATCGAGGCGGCGACACGGTGCCTGTCGGTCGGCGGCATCGGTGCCTTCACCGTCGATCGTATCTGCAAGGAGGCCGGCGTTTCGCGCGGCCTGATCAACCACCATTTCGAAGGCCGCGACGGGTTGCTGGTCGAGGTCTACAAATCCTCGCTCTATGCCAGCGTCAACAACCAGATCGCCGAGGCCAAGCGCCGCCGCGCCGAGACTTCGGACTGGTCGCCGCAGGCAGCGCTCGCCGCTCTGGTGCATTCCAATTTCTCACCCGATTATTTCAGCCGCGACAATTTGCTGATCTGGCTCTCGCTATGGGGCGAGATCGCCGTGAACCCGCGCCTCAAGGCGGCGCATCGCGAACTCTACGACGTCTACCGGGCTGAACTCGCCGAAGACATCGCGGCGGTCGCCACGCCACGCGGCAGGGACGTCGATGCCCCGGCGCTGGCGCGCAATTTCATCGCTCTGGTCGACGGGCTCTGGCTCGAATGGTGCCTCGACGAAAGCGTGGTGACGCCGCAGGCCGCCGAAGCCGCCGGCTTCGAGATGCTCGAAGCCCAGGTCGGGCCTTTGCGGGACGAATAA
- a CDS encoding LLM class flavin-dependent oxidoreductase yields the protein MADNRQLRLGAFMRPVSLHTGAWRYPGAYPDANFNFAHLKRFAQTLEAAKFDAFFMADHLAVLNMPIEALRRSHTVTSFEPFTLLSALAAVTDHIGLVATASTTFDAPYHIARRFASLDHISGGRAGWNIVTTSNPDAALNFGLDDHVEHDERYLRAREFYDVVTGLWDSFADDAFIRDAESGLYFDPARLHVLDHKGEHLSVRGPLNIARPPQGWPVIVQAGASEAGRQLAAETAEVIFAAHADLAAGQRFFADVKGRAQRLGRSRDDIKILPGAFVIVGDSIEEAQAKRAKLDSLVYYESGIASLSIAIGHDASGFDPDAALPEIPETNASKSSRERVIELARKENLTVRQLAQRLGGYSGLAFVGTPQTIADEMEEWLVAEGSDGFNIMFPYLPAGLDDFAEKVVPELQRRNIFRRQYEGTTLRENLGLKRPPNRFFEDAKAAIRKTG from the coding sequence ATGGCAGATAACAGGCAATTGCGGCTCGGCGCCTTCATGCGCCCCGTCAGTCTTCATACCGGGGCCTGGCGCTACCCAGGCGCCTATCCCGACGCCAATTTCAATTTCGCGCATTTGAAACGCTTCGCGCAGACGCTTGAGGCGGCGAAGTTCGACGCCTTCTTCATGGCCGACCATCTGGCGGTGCTCAACATGCCGATCGAGGCGCTGCGGCGCAGCCACACGGTGACGTCGTTCGAGCCGTTCACGCTGCTGTCGGCGCTTGCCGCCGTCACCGATCATATCGGGCTGGTCGCCACCGCATCGACGACCTTCGATGCGCCCTATCACATTGCCCGTCGTTTCGCCTCGCTGGACCATATCAGCGGTGGGCGCGCCGGCTGGAACATCGTGACCACGTCCAACCCGGACGCAGCGCTGAATTTCGGCCTCGACGACCATGTCGAGCATGACGAGCGCTATCTGCGGGCGCGGGAATTCTACGATGTCGTCACCGGCCTGTGGGACAGCTTTGCCGACGATGCCTTCATCCGCGATGCCGAGAGCGGCCTCTATTTCGACCCGGCCAGGCTGCATGTGCTCGATCACAAGGGCGAGCATCTCTCGGTGCGGGGGCCCCTCAACATCGCGCGGCCTCCGCAGGGCTGGCCGGTCATCGTCCAGGCCGGCGCATCGGAGGCGGGCCGGCAACTGGCAGCCGAGACGGCGGAAGTCATTTTCGCCGCCCATGCCGATCTCGCGGCCGGGCAGCGCTTCTTTGCAGACGTCAAGGGCCGTGCGCAAAGGCTCGGCCGCTCGCGTGACGACATCAAGATCCTGCCTGGCGCCTTCGTCATCGTCGGCGACAGTATCGAGGAAGCGCAGGCCAAACGGGCGAAGCTCGACAGCCTCGTCTACTACGAGAGCGGCATTGCCTCGCTGTCGATCGCGATCGGGCATGACGCATCGGGTTTCGATCCGGACGCAGCCTTGCCCGAAATCCCGGAAACCAACGCCAGCAAGAGCAGCCGCGAGCGCGTCATCGAACTGGCCCGCAAGGAAAACCTGACCGTCCGGCAGCTCGCGCAACGGCTGGGTGGCTATTCCGGCCTCGCCTTCGTCGGCACGCCGCAAACCATTGCCGATGAGATGGAGGAATGGCTGGTCGCCGAGGGATCCGACGGCTTCAACATCATGTTTCCCTATCTGCCTGCCGGGCTCGACGATTTTGCCGAGAAGGTGGTGCCTGAACTGCAGCGGCGAAACATCTTCAGGCGGCAGTATGAGGGAACGACGCTGCGCGAGAATCTCGGCCTGAAGCGGCCGCCCAACCGTTTCTTCGAGGATGCGAAGGCGGCGATCCGCAAGACCGGCTGA
- a CDS encoding aldehyde dehydrogenase family protein: MVMTIAQTALRLPIDGRHRQMFIDGAWVDARSGRTMESRNPATGAIIATVPRGDRQDIEFAVAAARKAFDGPWSRFKPYERQVLLLKVADLFEKHWEEISRSDTTDMGMPIVRTRANRNRVIGMLRYYAGMATSLHGETIENSLPGEVVSFTRKEPVGVVGAIIPWNAPTAASIWKIGPALASGCTIVLKPSEEAPLTPLLIADIMNEAGVPAGVVNIVTGTGVEAGAALAEHMGVDKIVFTGSTATGQSIIRASAGNLKRVSLELGGKSPVIVCADADLDRAVPVAAMSVFANSGQICIAGSRLFVERSIHDAFVERLAAYAKGLRIGDGIDPVTEIGPLVSEKQLQRVTGYLEAGTAEGATLVTGGSRLIEGALAAGNFIAPTVFAGVSDGMKIAREEIFGPIISALPFDTLDEAVERANNTPYGLAAGVFTQNVATAHQLSRKIRAGSVWVNTYHAIDPAVPFGGYKMSGYGREGGGEHLDEYLNTKGVFIKID; encoded by the coding sequence ATGGTCATGACCATAGCTCAGACAGCGCTGCGGCTGCCGATCGACGGACGCCATCGCCAGATGTTCATCGACGGCGCCTGGGTCGATGCCCGCTCGGGCCGGACCATGGAGAGCCGCAATCCGGCCACCGGCGCCATCATCGCGACGGTGCCGCGTGGCGATCGTCAGGACATCGAGTTCGCCGTCGCTGCGGCTCGAAAAGCCTTCGACGGGCCGTGGAGCCGTTTCAAGCCCTATGAGCGGCAAGTGCTGCTGCTCAAGGTCGCCGACCTCTTCGAAAAGCACTGGGAGGAGATCAGCCGGTCGGACACGACGGACATGGGCATGCCGATCGTGCGCACCCGCGCCAACCGCAACCGTGTCATCGGCATGCTGCGTTATTACGCTGGCATGGCGACGTCGCTGCATGGCGAGACCATCGAGAACTCGCTGCCGGGCGAGGTCGTTTCCTTCACCCGCAAGGAGCCGGTCGGCGTCGTCGGCGCCATCATCCCCTGGAACGCACCGACTGCCGCCTCGATCTGGAAGATAGGGCCGGCGCTGGCGAGCGGTTGCACCATCGTGTTGAAACCTTCGGAAGAAGCGCCGCTGACGCCGCTGCTGATCGCCGACATCATGAACGAAGCCGGCGTGCCGGCGGGCGTCGTCAACATCGTCACCGGCACCGGCGTCGAGGCAGGCGCGGCGCTGGCCGAGCATATGGGCGTCGACAAGATCGTCTTCACCGGCTCGACGGCGACCGGCCAGTCGATCATCCGGGCGTCGGCCGGCAACCTCAAGCGCGTTTCGCTGGAACTCGGCGGCAAGTCGCCGGTCATCGTCTGCGCCGACGCCGATCTCGACAGGGCGGTGCCGGTGGCGGCGATGTCGGTGTTCGCCAATTCAGGTCAGATCTGCATCGCCGGCTCGCGCCTGTTCGTCGAGCGCTCCATCCATGACGCGTTCGTCGAGCGGCTGGCCGCCTATGCCAAGGGTCTCAGGATCGGTGACGGCATCGACCCGGTAACCGAGATCGGTCCGCTGGTGTCGGAGAAACAGCTGCAGCGGGTCACGGGCTATCTCGAAGCCGGCACGGCCGAAGGCGCGACCCTTGTCACCGGCGGTTCGCGCCTCATAGAGGGCGCGCTCGCCGCCGGCAATTTCATCGCCCCGACCGTCTTCGCCGGCGTATCGGACGGCATGAAGATCGCGCGCGAGGAAATCTTCGGCCCGATCATTTCCGCGCTGCCCTTCGATACGCTGGACGAGGCAGTCGAGCGCGCCAACAATACGCCCTACGGCCTTGCCGCCGGTGTCTTCACCCAGAATGTCGCCACGGCGCACCAGCTTTCGCGAAAGATCCGCGCCGGCTCGGTCTGGGTCAACACCTATCACGCCATCGATCCGGCGGTGCCTTTCGGCGGCTACAAGATGAGCGGCTACGGCCGCGAGGGCGGCGGCGAGCATCTCGACGAATATCTCAACACCAAAGGCGTGTTCATCAAAATAGATTGA